The following proteins come from a genomic window of Sebastes fasciatus isolate fSebFas1 chromosome 6, fSebFas1.pri, whole genome shotgun sequence:
- the rchy1 gene encoding RING finger and CHY zinc finger domain-containing protein 1, whose product MASPAGCEHYVRSCLLKAPCCDKLYVCRLCHDAEENHQLDRFKVREVQCSECQTVQQAQQTCQQCHAQFGEYYCDICHLFDKDKKQYHCLPCGICRIGPREKYFHCEKCNLCLAQDLRGNHKCVENVSRQNCPVCMEDIHTSRIGAHVLPCGHLLHKTCFDDMVRTGAYRCPLCMHSAWDMEDHWDRIDKEISLSPMPTEYQGATVKIICNDCQAHCTVPFHVLGMKCSACGSYNTAQDGGLIQQPQQQQQQPEQDTETEAETDTEPEQQDQPQSPTPH is encoded by the exons ATGGCTTCCCCTGCCGGCTGTGAGCATTATGTGCGCAGCTGCTTATTAAAA GCACCTTGCTGTGATAAACTGTATGTGTGTCGGCTGTGCCACGATGCAGAGGAGAACCACCAGCTGGATCGATTCAAAGTCAGAGAGGTTCAGTGTTCCGAGTGTCAGACGGTGCAGCAG GCACAGCAGACTTGCCAGCAGTGTCATGCGCAGTTTGGGGAGTATTACTGTGACATTTGCCACTTGTTCGACAAGGATAAGAAGCAGTACCACTGTCTGCCCTGTGGAATATGCAG GATTGGGCCCAGGGAGAAGTATTTCCATTGTGAGAAGTGCAATCTGTGTTTAGCCCAGGATCTGCGGGGAAACCACAAG TGTGTTGAAAATGTTTCAAGGCAGAACTGCCCAGTGTGTATGGAG gATATTCACACGTCCAGAATCGGAGCTCACGTTCTTCCATGCGGCCATCTTTTACACAA GACCTGCTTTGATGACATGGTTAGAACGGG AGCGTATCGCTGCCCGCTGTGTATGCACTCTGCCTGGGACATGGAGGACCACTGGGATCGGATAGACAAAGAGATTTCCCTGTCACCGATGCCCACCGAGTACCAGGGTGCTACTGTCAAA ATTATATGTAACGACTGCCAAGCCCACTGCACTGTGCCTTTCCATGTGCTGGGGATGAAGTGCAGCGCCTGTGGTTCCTACAACACAGCTCAGGACGGAGGACTCATCCAGCAGcctcaacagcagcagcagcagccagagcaGGACACAGAGACTgaggcagagacagacacagagccaGAGCAGCAGGATCAACCTCAGTCACCCACGCCACATTAG
- the LOC141768823 gene encoding cytotoxic granule associated RNA binding protein TIA1-like codes for MMDDDQPRTLYVGNLSRDVTEPLILQVFTQIGPCKSCKMIVDTAGNDPYCFVEFYDHRHAAASLAAMNGRKIMGKEVKVNWATTPTSQKKDTSNHFHVFVGDLSPEITTEDVKAAFGPFGRISDARVVKDMATGKSKGYGFVSFFNKWDAENAIQQMGGQWLGGRQIRTNWATRKPPAPKTTYENNSKHLSFDEVVNQSSPSNCTVYCGGVSTGLTEQLMRQTFSPFGQIMEIRVFPDKGYSFVRFNSHESAAHAIVSVNGTSIEGHIVKCYWGKETPDMMNPMQQMPLPQQNKMSFPAAAQPYGQWGQWYGNGPQISQYVPNGWQVPTYNVYGQAWNQQGFNHLPASAGWTGMSAISNGGVMEPTQGLNGSMLANQPGMGAAGYPTH; via the exons ATGATGGATGACGATCAACCCAGAACCTT GTATGTGGGGAATCTGTCCAGGGATGTCACCGAGCCCCTCATCCTGCAGGTCTTCACACAGATAGGACCCTGCaagagctgtaaaatgatagtTGAT ACGGCTGGAAATGATCCGTACTGCTTTGTGGAGTTCTATGACCACAGGCATGCTGCTGCCTCACTGGCAGCCATGAATGGAAGGAAAATAATGGGTAAG GAGGTCAAAGTCAACTGGGCCACGACGCCAACCAGCCAGAAAAAAGACACAAGTA ATCACTTTCATGTCTTCGTTGGAGACCTCAGCCcagaaataactacagaagACGTCAAAGCTGCCTTCGGTCCATTTGGCAGGATATC AGATGCTCGTGTTGTGAAAGATATGGCTACAGGGAAATCTAAAGGCTATGGCTTTGTGTCTTTCTTCAACAAATGG GATGCAGAGAACGCCATTCAGCAGATGGGCGGTCAGTGGTTAGGAGGCAGACAGATTCGAACTAACTGGGCCACAAGAAAGCCCCCCGCCCCAAAGACCACCTATGAAA ATAACTCAAAGCACCTATCCTTTGATGAAGTAGTGAATCAGTCCAGCCCCAGTAACTGCACTGTGTACTGTGGTGGAGTCAGCACAGGACTGACAG AGCAACTGATGAGACAGACTTTCTCTCCCTTTGGACAAATCATGGAAATCAGAGTTTTCCCAGACAAAGGCTATTCATTTGTGAG GTTTAACTCCCATGAGTCAGCAGCCCATGCCATTGTGTCAGTGAATGGCACCTCAATAGAGGGCCACATAGTCAAATGCTACTGGGGTAAAGAGACCCCGGACATGATGAACCCGATGCAGCAGATGCCTCTGCCCCAG CAGAACAAGATGAGCTTCCCTGCGGCGGCCCAGCCCTACGGCCAGTGGGGCCAGTGGTACGGCAACGGGCCCCAGATCAGCCAGTACGTCCCCAATGGGTGGCAGGTCCCCACCTATAATGTCTACGGCCAGGCTTGGAACCAACAGGGCTTCAA TCACTTACCGGCCAGTGCTGGGTGGACTGGCATGAGCGCCATCAGTAACGGTGGGGTTATGGAGCCTACACAGGGATTGAATGGGAGTATGCTAGCCAACCAGCCCGGTATGGGAGCCGCAGGATACCCCACACACTGA